One window from the genome of Pedococcus badiiscoriae encodes:
- a CDS encoding response regulator transcription factor: protein MNSQQSASAKLQRLDGSPVRVLVVDDEHNLTELLRMALRYEGWEVRTAATGVAAVRAAREFQPDAVALDMMLPDFDGLEVLRRMRGDNPNVPVLFLTAKDAVEDRVAGLTAGGDDYVTKPFSLEEVVARLRALMRRTAVVTDDSASVLAVGDLTMDEDSHEVMRAGEQINLTATEFELLRYLMRNPKRVLSKAQILDRVWNYDFGGQANVVELYISYLRKKVDAGREPMIHTMRGVGYVLKPAA, encoded by the coding sequence ATGAACTCGCAGCAGTCCGCCTCGGCCAAGCTCCAGCGCCTCGACGGCTCGCCCGTCCGTGTGCTCGTCGTGGACGACGAGCACAACCTGACCGAGCTCCTGAGGATGGCCCTGCGCTACGAGGGCTGGGAGGTCCGCACCGCGGCCACCGGAGTCGCGGCCGTCCGGGCGGCCCGTGAGTTCCAGCCCGACGCGGTTGCCCTCGACATGATGCTGCCGGACTTCGACGGCCTGGAGGTCCTGCGTCGGATGCGTGGCGACAACCCCAACGTGCCGGTGCTCTTCCTCACGGCCAAGGACGCCGTCGAGGACCGGGTGGCCGGGCTGACCGCCGGTGGCGACGACTACGTCACCAAGCCGTTCAGCCTCGAGGAGGTGGTCGCCCGCCTGCGTGCCCTGATGCGCCGTACAGCCGTCGTCACCGATGACTCCGCCTCAGTGCTGGCCGTCGGCGACCTCACCATGGACGAGGACAGCCACGAGGTGATGCGGGCGGGCGAGCAGATCAACCTCACGGCAACGGAGTTCGAGCTGCTGAGGTACCTCATGCGCAACCCGAAGCGCGTGCTGTCCAAGGCCCAGATCCTCGACCGGGTCTGGAACTACGACTTCGGTGGCCAGGCCAACGTGGTCGAGCTCTACATCTCCTACCTGCGCAAGAAGGTCGACGCCGGTCGCGAGCCGATGATCCACACGATGCGCGGCGTCGGATACGTCCTCAAGCCCGCGGCATGA
- a CDS encoding sensor histidine kinase translates to MRPTPAVGATRSYLNPATWTLSRKLIATVVGLFLAITVVTSTLTVVLLHNFLVSRLDQDLQSTLVRAGGPRINDGTDHGPGGAGGPIPGGGAQSLVLVVRDGVVIVNRVEHDETTGTLTAGQIGSLQTAGVGTSPKTVEIAGLGAYRVASAREADGDTVISGLPTGGVTETISTVITLMVGGALVGFVLVTVGGLWLVRRNLAPLQRVAHTATQVSNLKLDSGDVALAERIPATDTDPRTEVGQVGLAINNMLDNVEGALQSRHESEQRVRQFVADASHELRTPLASIRGYAELSRREREPVPASVTHALSRVESEALRMQGLVEDLLLLARLDAGRPLDREPVDLSLLAMDAVSDAHAASPDHHWELDLPDEPVEVTGDHARLHQVVANLLANARTHTPAGTKVVTSVRPDGPWIRVSVTDDGPGVPESLQRTVFNRFTRGDDSRNRAAGSTGLGLSIVDAVAKSHGGNVELSSTPGDTTFTVLLPA, encoded by the coding sequence ATGAGGCCCACCCCTGCCGTCGGTGCCACGCGGTCGTACCTCAACCCGGCAACCTGGACGCTCAGCAGGAAGCTGATCGCGACGGTGGTCGGGCTGTTCCTCGCCATCACGGTGGTCACGTCCACCCTGACCGTGGTGCTGCTGCACAACTTCCTCGTCAGCCGCCTCGACCAGGACCTCCAGTCCACCCTCGTCCGGGCCGGCGGGCCGCGCATCAACGACGGCACGGACCACGGGCCCGGCGGCGCGGGCGGGCCGATCCCCGGTGGAGGTGCCCAGTCCCTCGTCCTGGTGGTCCGCGACGGCGTCGTCATCGTCAACCGGGTCGAGCACGACGAGACCACGGGCACGCTCACCGCTGGGCAGATCGGCTCGCTGCAGACCGCGGGAGTCGGCACGAGCCCGAAGACGGTCGAGATCGCCGGGCTCGGCGCCTACCGCGTGGCGTCGGCGCGCGAGGCCGACGGCGACACGGTCATCTCAGGGCTCCCGACGGGCGGGGTCACCGAGACCATCAGCACGGTGATCACACTGATGGTCGGTGGCGCCCTCGTCGGTTTCGTCCTCGTGACAGTAGGCGGACTGTGGCTCGTGCGCCGCAACCTCGCCCCACTGCAACGGGTCGCGCACACGGCGACCCAGGTCTCCAACCTCAAGCTCGACTCCGGCGACGTCGCCCTAGCCGAACGCATCCCGGCCACTGACACCGACCCCCGCACGGAGGTGGGACAGGTCGGCCTGGCGATCAACAACATGCTCGACAACGTCGAGGGCGCGCTCCAGTCCCGCCACGAGAGTGAGCAGCGGGTGCGCCAGTTCGTCGCCGACGCCTCGCACGAGCTGCGGACGCCGCTGGCGTCCATCCGCGGGTATGCCGAGCTGTCCCGTCGCGAGCGCGAACCGGTGCCCGCGTCGGTCACCCATGCGCTGTCGCGGGTCGAGTCCGAGGCGCTGCGGATGCAGGGACTCGTGGAGGACCTGCTGCTGCTGGCCCGGCTCGACGCGGGTCGGCCGCTCGACCGCGAACCAGTCGACCTGTCGCTGCTCGCGATGGACGCGGTCAGTGATGCCCACGCCGCATCACCCGACCACCACTGGGAGCTGGACCTGCCCGACGAGCCGGTCGAAGTGACCGGGGACCACGCCCGCCTGCACCAGGTCGTGGCCAACCTGCTCGCGAACGCCCGGACCCACACGCCCGCAGGCACGAAGGTCGTCACGTCGGTGAGGCCCGATGGGCCGTGGATCCGCGTCAGCGTCACCGACGACGGACCGGGCGTGCCCGAGTCGTTGCAGCGCACCGTGTTCAACCGGTTCACCCGCGGCGATGACTCGCGCAACCGGGCCGCCGGCTCCACCGGTCTCGGCCTGTCGATCGTCGACGCCGTGGCCAAGTCGCACGGGGGCAATGTCGAGCTCTCCTCGACTCCCGGCGACACGACGTTCACCGTCCTCCTCCCCGCCTGA
- a CDS encoding glycosyltransferase family 39 protein, with translation MDSMTFHRDATGEPVLAPPPTTPAQAGHAPPAPSRIHRLWRGAEGDPTWARPALLGLLLATALFYFANLTSSGYANSFYSAAAQAGSASWKAFFYGSSDAGNSITVDKPPASLWAMALSVRLFGLSSFSILMPEVLMGVATVGVVHGTVKRHFGAAAGLIAGAVMALTPVAVLMFRFNNPDALLVLLMALAAWATIKSIEQGSARWFAIVGVLLGLGFLTKALQVLLVVPALGLAYVLFANTTLRRRITGAILGAGAMVLSAGWWVAIVELVPASMRPYIGGSQDNSFLSVTFGYNGLGRISGNETGSVGGGNGWGATGLGRMFSTSIGGQISWLIPSALILLAVGLFLRGRAPRTDGRRAAYVVWGGWLLVTMVTFSLMAGIFHEYYTVALAPAIAALVGMGAAEAWEHRAKAVGSVTLSAATAVAAAWSFVLLSRTDWQNWLRVGVLVLGLASALLLLAITQLHRRFVPAVIASALVAVLAGPAAYSVQTVSTGHTGSIVNAGPAIAGGGPGRGGMPGGPRGAMGAPPQQGTAGGPGATRGAGGIGGLLNASTPSTEVVSALSADASSYRWVAAAIGSQNAAGLQLGTGLPVMAIGGFNGSDPSPTLAQFQQYVADGDVHYFVASGNGDGPGGGRGGGLGGGPGGSGTGAQISQWVAATFSQVTIGGSTFYDLTRPRSSGTATSGSATTQST, from the coding sequence ATGGACTCGATGACCTTCCACCGCGACGCCACCGGCGAGCCCGTGCTGGCCCCACCTCCCACGACTCCCGCGCAGGCCGGCCACGCGCCGCCGGCGCCCAGCCGGATCCATCGCCTGTGGCGTGGCGCGGAAGGCGACCCGACGTGGGCCCGTCCCGCACTGCTCGGCCTGCTCCTGGCCACGGCCCTCTTCTACTTCGCCAACCTGACCTCTAGCGGCTACGCGAACTCCTTCTACTCCGCGGCTGCCCAGGCCGGCAGCGCCAGCTGGAAGGCCTTCTTCTACGGCTCCTCGGACGCCGGCAACTCGATCACGGTCGACAAGCCGCCGGCCTCCCTGTGGGCGATGGCCCTGTCGGTGCGGCTCTTCGGGCTGAGCTCGTTCAGCATCCTCATGCCCGAGGTGCTGATGGGTGTGGCCACCGTCGGCGTCGTCCACGGCACCGTGAAGCGCCACTTCGGTGCCGCAGCCGGCCTCATCGCCGGCGCTGTGATGGCGCTGACCCCGGTGGCCGTGCTGATGTTCCGGTTCAACAACCCGGACGCACTGCTGGTGCTGCTCATGGCCCTCGCGGCCTGGGCCACGATCAAGTCCATCGAGCAGGGCTCGGCCAGGTGGTTCGCCATCGTCGGCGTCCTCCTCGGCCTCGGCTTCCTCACCAAGGCGCTCCAGGTCCTGCTCGTCGTGCCAGCCCTCGGCCTCGCCTACGTCCTGTTCGCGAACACGACCCTGCGCAGGCGGATCACCGGTGCGATCCTCGGAGCCGGCGCCATGGTCCTCTCAGCGGGCTGGTGGGTCGCGATCGTCGAGCTGGTCCCGGCCAGCATGCGCCCCTACATCGGCGGCTCGCAGGACAACTCGTTCCTGTCGGTCACCTTCGGCTACAACGGTCTCGGCCGGATCAGCGGCAACGAGACGGGCTCCGTCGGTGGCGGCAACGGCTGGGGCGCCACGGGACTCGGGCGCATGTTCAGCACCAGCATCGGCGGCCAGATCTCCTGGCTCATCCCCTCGGCGCTCATCCTGCTCGCGGTCGGCCTGTTCCTTCGCGGCCGGGCGCCCCGCACCGACGGCCGCCGCGCGGCATACGTCGTCTGGGGTGGCTGGCTCCTCGTCACGATGGTGACGTTCTCACTGATGGCCGGCATCTTCCACGAGTACTACACCGTCGCCCTGGCCCCTGCCATCGCTGCCCTGGTCGGCATGGGCGCGGCAGAGGCCTGGGAGCATCGCGCGAAGGCCGTCGGCTCGGTCACGCTCTCGGCCGCCACGGCTGTCGCCGCTGCATGGTCCTTCGTCCTGCTCTCGCGGACCGACTGGCAGAACTGGCTGCGCGTCGGCGTCCTCGTCCTCGGGCTCGCGAGCGCCCTGCTGCTGCTCGCCATCACCCAGCTGCACCGGCGCTTCGTGCCGGCCGTCATCGCCAGCGCCCTCGTGGCGGTGCTCGCCGGTCCCGCGGCCTACAGCGTCCAGACCGTCAGCACGGGCCACACCGGCTCGATCGTGAACGCTGGGCCGGCCATCGCGGGCGGCGGCCCCGGCCGTGGCGGTATGCCGGGTGGGCCCCGCGGCGCGATGGGCGCACCTCCCCAGCAGGGCACCGCCGGCGGCCCGGGTGCCACCCGCGGTGCTGGTGGGATCGGCGGCCTGCTCAACGCCTCCACTCCCAGCACCGAGGTCGTCTCCGCCCTGTCGGCCGATGCGTCGAGCTATCGATGGGTGGCCGCGGCGATCGGCTCGCAGAACGCGGCGGGCCTGCAGCTCGGGACCGGGCTCCCCGTGATGGCCATCGGCGGCTTCAACGGCAGCGACCCCAGCCCGACACTGGCCCAGTTCCAGCAGTACGTCGCGGACGGCGACGTCCACTACTTCGTCGCCAGCGGGAACGGCGACGGGCCCGGCGGCGGACGCGGCGGAGGCCTGGGCGGGGGCCCGGGCGGCTCGGGAACGGGCGCGCAGATCTCGCAGTGGGTGGCGGCCACCTTCAGCCAGGTCACGATCGGCGGATCGACGTTCTACGACCTGACCCGGCCGCGCTCGTCCGGCACGGCCACCTCGGGCTCCGCCACGACCCAGAGCACCTGA
- a CDS encoding bifunctional glycosyltransferase family 2/GtrA family protein, with protein MTTPVLDIVIPVHNEQHTLAASVRRLHHHLVQSFPYPFRITVADNTSPDATAVVASGLVAELPGVALVQLPQKGRGRALKQVWAGSDAPILAYMDVDLSTDLDALWPLVAPLMSGHSDVAIGSRLARGARVVRGPRREVISRCYNLLLRGALGARFTDAQCGFKAIRADVAAELLPMVEDPAWFFDTELLVLAQRAGLRIHEVPVDWFDDPDSRVDVVATAWDDLRGVVRVRRGLASGRLPVAEVAARIRRHRPGALGAWHQLTRFAAVGMASTVVHLGLFAALVAGAGSVQAANLVALLVATVVNTALNRRWTFGVSGAGALRSQTQGLVVFGITWLLTGGALGLLHTAVASPSTAVATLVVGAATAVSTTVRFVAMRSWIFRRKPAQEADQYSVTMNAPPSSSNTTTPVQSNPSTEPWQTVTSP; from the coding sequence ATGACCACCCCCGTCCTCGACATCGTCATCCCTGTGCACAACGAGCAGCACACGCTCGCGGCCAGTGTCCGCCGCCTGCACCACCACCTGGTCCAGAGCTTCCCCTATCCCTTCCGGATCACCGTGGCCGACAACACCAGCCCCGACGCGACGGCGGTCGTCGCGTCGGGGCTGGTGGCAGAGCTGCCGGGAGTCGCACTCGTGCAGCTGCCCCAGAAGGGCCGGGGCCGGGCCCTCAAGCAGGTGTGGGCGGGCTCGGACGCGCCGATCCTTGCCTACATGGACGTCGACCTCTCCACGGACCTCGACGCCCTGTGGCCGCTCGTGGCGCCCCTCATGTCAGGCCACTCGGACGTGGCCATCGGCTCCCGCCTGGCCAGGGGTGCCCGGGTCGTGCGCGGCCCCCGACGGGAGGTCATCTCGCGGTGCTACAACCTGCTCCTGCGTGGCGCGCTCGGGGCTCGTTTCACGGACGCACAGTGCGGCTTCAAGGCGATCCGGGCCGATGTCGCCGCCGAGCTGCTGCCGATGGTCGAGGACCCCGCGTGGTTCTTCGACACCGAGCTGCTGGTCCTGGCCCAGCGGGCCGGCCTGCGGATCCACGAGGTGCCCGTCGACTGGTTCGACGACCCCGACTCCCGGGTCGACGTGGTCGCGACGGCGTGGGACGACCTTCGGGGAGTCGTCAGGGTCCGGCGCGGCCTCGCGTCCGGTCGGCTCCCCGTCGCCGAGGTCGCGGCCCGCATCCGTCGACACAGGCCGGGCGCGCTGGGCGCGTGGCACCAGCTTACGAGGTTCGCCGCCGTCGGGATGGCCTCCACGGTCGTGCACCTCGGCCTGTTCGCCGCGCTCGTTGCCGGCGCGGGGTCGGTCCAGGCAGCCAACCTCGTGGCGCTGCTCGTCGCGACCGTCGTCAACACGGCCCTTAACCGGCGGTGGACCTTCGGCGTCAGCGGGGCCGGAGCCCTGCGGTCACAGACGCAGGGCCTGGTGGTCTTCGGCATCACCTGGCTGCTGACCGGGGGGGCGCTGGGCCTGCTGCACACAGCGGTGGCCAGCCCGTCGACCGCGGTCGCCACCCTGGTCGTCGGCGCTGCGACGGCCGTGTCCACGACCGTACGGTTCGTCGCGATGCGTTCCTGGATCTTTCGCCGCAAGCCCGCCCAGGAAGCGGATCAGTACTCGGTGACGATGAACGCGCCGCCGTCGTCTTCGAACACCACGACCCCCGTCCAGTCGAACCCGTCCACCGAGCCGTGGCAGACAGTGACCAGCCCCTGA
- a CDS encoding LCP family protein yields MSEPTNGSAPDHNVSDPGPGAAGDGSQQNTATSHSRSDRHGGTTRRHPWLRRTAFAMAGVLVVALVLGVAAYVKLNGNIRRLDISGALGVRPTKEATKDAQTNLAPMNIFVMGSDSREGTNLGKGQTEYGMAGSRSDTNLIVHLSADRQSAIVVSIPRDSMTKAPRDCKNKNDSVQNGVTRQWNQNFTLGGPACTIRTFEGLTGIYIDHFIVIDFRGFQDMVNALGGVTVCLPQPVKDRQSHLDLPAGRSRVDGRNALAYVRLRHNIGDGSDLGRIDRQQAFLSSVIQEATKSSLLLRPDKLFGFLNATTSAMTTDKGLDIGQMKDIAGSVARIGTDQIRFVKLPTETYPADPNRVQWTPAADTIWKAIRQDKPLPGTKVPKKASTPTASPTTAPALTVSPADIKVRVTNNSGVPGLAKQAAAELQVQGFTIASYLTGTGSPTDGVVVRYGPTMKEAARTVAAVYPGAEMRQDAQLGSTIELSMGVGSPKAVEIPNRLGTKPLPTESITAPATSGSTPTVKARTAAQDICS; encoded by the coding sequence GTGAGCGAGCCCACCAACGGCTCCGCGCCGGACCACAATGTGTCCGACCCGGGCCCTGGTGCCGCGGGGGACGGCAGCCAGCAGAACACCGCGACGTCGCACAGTCGGTCCGACCGCCACGGCGGCACGACGCGTCGCCACCCGTGGCTGCGCCGGACCGCGTTCGCCATGGCCGGCGTGCTGGTCGTGGCCCTGGTCCTCGGCGTCGCGGCCTACGTGAAGCTCAACGGCAACATCAGAAGGCTCGACATCAGCGGGGCGCTGGGCGTTCGCCCGACCAAGGAAGCCACCAAGGACGCGCAGACCAACCTGGCCCCGATGAACATCTTCGTGATGGGTTCGGACAGCCGGGAGGGGACCAACCTCGGCAAGGGGCAGACGGAGTACGGCATGGCAGGCAGCCGCTCCGACACCAACCTCATCGTGCACCTGTCGGCGGACCGCCAGTCGGCGATCGTCGTCTCGATCCCCCGCGACTCGATGACGAAGGCCCCGCGCGACTGCAAGAACAAGAACGACAGCGTGCAGAACGGCGTCACCCGACAGTGGAACCAGAACTTCACCCTGGGCGGACCGGCGTGCACCATCCGCACGTTCGAGGGACTGACCGGCATCTATATCGACCACTTCATCGTGATCGACTTCCGCGGGTTCCAGGACATGGTCAACGCCCTCGGCGGGGTCACCGTCTGCCTGCCCCAGCCCGTCAAGGACCGACAGAGCCACCTCGACCTCCCCGCGGGTCGGAGCAGGGTGGACGGCCGGAACGCCCTCGCCTACGTCCGGTTGCGCCACAACATCGGCGACGGCTCTGACCTCGGGCGCATCGACCGCCAGCAGGCCTTCCTCTCCTCGGTGATCCAGGAAGCCACGAAGTCGTCCCTGCTGCTGCGGCCCGACAAGCTCTTCGGCTTCCTCAACGCCACGACTTCGGCGATGACCACGGACAAGGGCCTGGACATCGGCCAGATGAAGGACATCGCCGGAAGCGTGGCCCGGATCGGCACCGACCAGATCCGGTTCGTGAAGCTCCCGACCGAGACCTACCCCGCGGACCCCAACCGGGTCCAGTGGACCCCTGCGGCCGACACCATCTGGAAGGCCATCCGGCAGGACAAGCCCCTTCCGGGCACGAAGGTGCCGAAGAAGGCGAGCACGCCCACCGCGTCGCCGACCACAGCGCCGGCCCTGACCGTGAGCCCCGCCGACATCAAGGTGCGGGTCACCAACAACTCCGGGGTGCCCGGTCTGGCCAAGCAGGCCGCCGCCGAGCTCCAGGTGCAAGGCTTCACGATCGCGTCGTACCTCACCGGTACGGGCTCGCCGACTGATGGCGTCGTGGTCCGCTACGGCCCCACCATGAAGGAGGCGGCGCGCACGGTCGCCGCCGTCTACCCGGGCGCCGAGATGCGCCAGGACGCCCAGCTGGGCTCGACCATCGAGCTGAGCATGGGCGTGGGCTCGCCGAAGGCGGTCGAGATCCCGAACCGCCTCGGGACCAAGCCGCTGCCGACGGAGAGCATCACCGCGCCCGCCACGTCGGGTTCCACCCCGACCGTGAAGGCCCGCACCGCGGCGCAGGACATCTGCAGCTGA
- a CDS encoding penicillin-binding transpeptidase domain-containing protein, with amino-acid sequence MTKRAVVGGVAVATLVVAAAVAGWLWWRHAEHEKTLDTAARAEVAAFATSWSGRSFTKPGVLFTGATSDAVQADFVKATAGLGSGPVKVTAGGLQRAGDRATATAHVAWTLAGGVVWSYDVPVTAQRAAGSDTRWSITLPQGHSLWHPALKSGATLTATRTWGNRGTLLDRDGAALTPMGKVYPVQIDPGRATAATVAQLEKIVNEPAGSLVAKLTAATKAGSKATIPVITYRQADFDAHKAALDGLKGVIYPVREQPLAKSRTFAQPLLGSFGAVSAELITKSKGRYAAGDYAGISGLQGQYDAILGGTAGVKVTSSAAPGTPLFSKDPVAGKDVSTTMSPRVQDAAESALAATGSVPSALVAVDVKTGDVLASANSPELGFDRAMTGHYPPGSAFKIATTYALLTAGKVTPTTSVSCPKSFVVDGRTYKNYEGESLGTPDFTTDFAHSCNTAFVQLSTRLGDSDLTKAAAALGLTGWAKTLGVANAFDADVPVNNGKTDKAAAAIGQGRNVTSPLALAVLAANVARGSTISPELVTQPAPPGVDRTPKPLDATVVGQLQTLMGEVVNQGTATVLKGTPGGTVRGKTGTAEFGSTNPPQTHAWFVGYQGGMAFAVLVETGKSGGTVAAPIARAFLTTLARG; translated from the coding sequence ATGACCAAACGCGCAGTCGTCGGGGGAGTCGCGGTCGCCACACTGGTCGTCGCGGCAGCCGTCGCAGGGTGGTTGTGGTGGCGGCACGCCGAGCACGAGAAGACGCTGGACACCGCGGCCCGGGCAGAGGTGGCGGCGTTCGCGACGTCGTGGTCCGGACGCTCGTTCACCAAGCCCGGCGTCCTGTTCACGGGTGCCACCAGCGACGCGGTCCAGGCGGACTTCGTCAAGGCCACGGCGGGTCTGGGCTCCGGACCCGTCAAGGTCACGGCGGGCGGGCTGCAGCGCGCGGGTGACCGGGCGACCGCTACCGCGCACGTCGCGTGGACCCTGGCCGGGGGCGTCGTCTGGTCCTATGACGTGCCGGTGACTGCCCAGCGTGCCGCGGGCTCGGACACCCGGTGGTCGATCACGCTCCCCCAGGGCCACTCCTTGTGGCATCCCGCGCTCAAGTCCGGCGCCACCCTGACCGCCACCCGCACCTGGGGCAACCGAGGCACTCTCCTCGACCGTGACGGTGCCGCCCTCACCCCGATGGGCAAGGTCTACCCGGTGCAGATCGACCCGGGCCGAGCCACCGCGGCCACCGTGGCCCAGCTCGAGAAGATCGTCAACGAACCTGCCGGCTCCCTCGTGGCCAAGCTCACCGCGGCGACCAAGGCGGGCAGCAAGGCGACGATTCCCGTCATCACCTACCGGCAGGCCGACTTCGACGCACACAAGGCCGCACTCGACGGGCTCAAGGGAGTGATCTACCCGGTCCGCGAACAGCCCCTGGCCAAGTCCCGCACCTTCGCCCAGCCGTTGCTCGGGTCGTTCGGCGCGGTCAGCGCCGAGCTCATCACCAAGAGCAAGGGCAGGTATGCCGCGGGCGACTACGCCGGGATCAGCGGGCTCCAGGGGCAGTACGACGCGATCCTCGGCGGCACCGCCGGCGTCAAGGTCACCTCCAGCGCCGCGCCGGGCACCCCGCTGTTCTCGAAGGACCCGGTCGCGGGCAAGGACGTGTCGACGACGATGTCGCCGCGGGTCCAGGACGCGGCGGAGAGCGCCCTGGCGGCCACCGGCTCGGTGCCGTCCGCCCTCGTGGCCGTGGACGTCAAGACCGGTGACGTGCTTGCCTCGGCGAACTCGCCGGAGCTCGGCTTCGACCGGGCGATGACCGGCCACTACCCCCCGGGGTCGGCGTTCAAGATCGCGACGACCTATGCGCTGCTGACTGCCGGCAAGGTGACCCCGACCACGTCGGTCTCCTGCCCGAAGTCGTTCGTGGTCGACGGCCGGACCTACAAGAACTACGAGGGGGAGTCGCTCGGCACCCCCGACTTCACCACCGACTTCGCCCACTCCTGCAACACCGCGTTCGTGCAGCTCTCGACCAGGCTCGGGGACAGCGACCTGACGAAGGCGGCCGCCGCGCTGGGGCTGACCGGATGGGCCAAGACCCTCGGCGTCGCGAACGCCTTCGACGCCGACGTCCCCGTCAACAACGGCAAGACCGACAAGGCGGCGGCCGCGATCGGGCAGGGTCGCAACGTCACGTCCCCGCTGGCCCTGGCCGTGCTGGCGGCCAATGTCGCTCGAGGCTCGACCATCTCACCGGAGCTGGTCACCCAGCCCGCGCCGCCGGGGGTGGACCGCACTCCGAAGCCGTTGGACGCCACGGTCGTCGGCCAGCTGCAGACGCTCATGGGTGAGGTGGTCAACCAGGGCACCGCCACGGTGCTCAAGGGCACGCCCGGTGGCACGGTCCGGGGCAAGACGGGCACTGCGGAGTTCGGCTCGACGAACCCGCCCCAGACGCACGCCTGGTTCGTCGGCTACCAGGGCGGGATGGCCTTCGCGGTCCTGGTGGAGACCGGCAAGAGCGGTGGCACCGTCGCCGCCCCCATCGCCAGGGCCTTCCTCACCACGCTCGCCCGGGGCTGA
- a CDS encoding cold-shock protein: MAQGTVKWFNAEKGFGFIAQDGGGPDVFVHYSAIDSSGYRSLDEAQRVEFEVTQGPKGPQADAVRPI; the protein is encoded by the coding sequence ATGGCACAGGGAACCGTTAAGTGGTTCAACGCTGAGAAGGGCTTCGGCTTCATCGCCCAGGACGGCGGCGGCCCGGACGTGTTCGTCCACTACTCGGCGATCGACTCCTCGGGCTACCGCTCGCTGGACGAGGCGCAGCGCGTGGAGTTCGAGGTCACCCAGGGGCCCAAGGGCCCCCAGGCTGACGCCGTTCGCCCGATCTGA
- the folP gene encoding dihydropteroate synthase, protein MSLPEPHPLDLPRTPPLRLRGRTFDASSPAVMGIINRTSDSFFAGNRHADLDSAKRALDEAVSAGADIVDIGGVRAGQQGEVVGPQEEMERVIPFLAHARASYPDLALSLDTWRSEVAAEAGRHGLDLVNDTWAGHDPDLVHVAARIGAAVVCSHTGGLPPRTDPVKVSYGPDPLDVVRDVLVTLANGARAAQEAGIPADRILVDPTLDFGKTTMHSLEVLRHTADVAALGFPILQALSRKDFVGESLGLDADDRLEGTLAATAVAAWLGATVFRAHDVRATRRVVDMVAVIRGDRAPVHAVRGT, encoded by the coding sequence GTGAGCCTCCCGGAGCCGCACCCCCTCGACCTGCCACGCACGCCCCCGTTGCGGCTGCGCGGTCGCACCTTCGACGCGTCCAGCCCGGCGGTGATGGGAATCATCAACCGCACCAGCGACTCCTTCTTCGCAGGCAACCGTCACGCCGATCTCGACTCGGCCAAGCGGGCGCTGGATGAAGCGGTGTCCGCCGGGGCCGACATCGTCGACATCGGTGGCGTCCGCGCGGGGCAGCAGGGGGAGGTCGTCGGGCCGCAGGAGGAGATGGAGCGTGTCATCCCGTTCCTGGCGCACGCCCGGGCGAGCTACCCCGACCTCGCCCTGAGCCTCGACACCTGGCGCTCGGAGGTGGCGGCGGAGGCCGGGCGCCACGGCCTCGACCTCGTCAATGACACCTGGGCCGGCCACGACCCCGACCTCGTCCACGTCGCCGCCCGCATCGGGGCTGCCGTGGTCTGCTCCCACACCGGCGGTCTGCCGCCGCGCACCGACCCGGTCAAGGTCAGCTACGGACCTGACCCGCTGGACGTCGTCCGCGACGTGCTCGTCACCCTGGCCAACGGTGCCCGCGCGGCCCAGGAGGCCGGCATACCCGCGGACCGCATCCTGGTCGACCCGACCCTGGACTTCGGCAAGACCACGATGCACTCCCTCGAGGTGCTGCGGCACACCGCGGACGTGGCGGCCCTGGGGTTCCCGATCCTGCAGGCGCTCTCCCGCAAGGACTTCGTCGGGGAGTCCTTGGGACTCGACGCCGACGACCGGCTCGAGGGCACGCTCGCGGCGACGGCGGTTGCGGCCTGGCTCGGCGCCACGGTGTTCCGCGCCCACGACGTGCGGGCCACCCGACGCGTTGTCGACATGGTGGCCGTCATCCGGGGCGACCGTGCTCCGGTACACGCTGTGCGGGGCACCTGA